The Hippopotamus amphibius kiboko isolate mHipAmp2 chromosome 13, mHipAmp2.hap2, whole genome shotgun sequence sequence GCAGCACTCAAGCTCCTTCATAAATATGCATGTACCCCTACCTTAAAACTTCCCCCAATTTTGCTGTTggagagacactgctttgggaaagatccctggtaTTCTCCTTACTTACTGCAAGGAATaaatccttccctctcctgctATTGGGCTTGGTTGTATCTTTTGGCTCAATACCCACCAAAAGGCAAAGCCAGCTTTTCGGGTAACACTAACCTACCAACGTCTAAGGTTTATGGCAATTTCTACTGGATGGAATGGCTTTTCAAGCTTTTATAGATTTGCATGATGCTGTAGTTGATGGTTTTCATGTTGCCTTCAGAGAGGCatttgaaagaatttcctctatcAAAAACTAAGGGTGGCTTATTCTTCCCTTGACTATATTTAACTTATGAACACATTAATGAAGAATATATTCTTGAATGTAGATTTTCTTGAGTGTATTAATATCATGCCACTCAGTTTATGCTCTATATCCTGCTTTTCActtcttctgtctcctttcccattCCTCAGTTTCTCACGTTGTCTTCCTCTAAACGTCTCCATCTCTCTGCCCCTTaatctctccccatctctgtccTTCTACACGTCatttccccattcctccctcttcTGTTCCTTGCTGtcccccatcccttccccttAGGCTCCTTCTCTCtgaccgcccccccccaccccataatagggaagaacctttgtattctattacaagttaatcactaaaggaatATTGCCTAttagcttaaattatacataatggcccatctctgggaaccctgcctcccagataATGAATGTTAAGCTAAAATActtttgtttagctcacaggaaacatcctgaccaggcccatctatgaatggctgcaggaaggaagaaatgaacacatcccctctggaGGCTGGCTGGAACCAGGACTTtatcccctccccttttagtataaaagaagtgtgaattctaactcagggaagatggttctttgggacactagtccatcTTCTttttggctttccaaataaagtcactattccttgctcCTACAACTCATCTCTTGacttattggcctgtcgtgcaggcagtaggagcttggacttggtaacacccCCACTTCCCCTAGTTTCCTCTTATTTCTATCCCCTGTTTCCCCTCTCTCACCTGCAGTCTCTTCACCTCTATTTCTCCCCTATGTGCAACTCACTCTTTCCCTGCAAAGAGCAGTGATCTGGGGACAAAGCATATGGAACCTTCCTCAATATGTGgctgtgaagaaaaacaaaagtctgTTACTCTAATTTCACAACAATTGCagaaaactgctcttaaaaaccTTATCCATTATGCATTGTTGTAACCTTGTAAATAGTTAAAAAGAAGCCAacatttggtaaatttgcagatTGGTCAGTGGAGGAATTGGCTTTAAGCTCATCAGCTTTAAGTCCATAAAAAGAAACCCGAAGGGGCTTCTGAGTCTGCAAGTTTTAATCTATAATCACGGTCTCTGACAGCCTTTCCCAAGAaggtatttattttcatatttagggCAGAGAGCCTGGTTTCAACTGGATTTTGTGTAAGCCATCAGCCACTGATTCTTTCCTGAGTGGGCTAGGACTGAGTTACATCGGCACAATACATAGCCTTTCATGaattcaaaaattaattcaatcATACAGACAGGCGTAGGAAGAGCAGGCTGACACTGTGGAAAGGAAGCCCATTCCAGAATCAGATCTTGGACCTGGTCCTTACTAATCCCTCTTTGCTTCAGTTTGCCTATTTGTAAAAACACAGAAATCTGCCTCAGGAGGTTGCCGTAAAGATTAGATTAGATAACAGTGGTAAAGCACAAAAGTATACGCTCAGTATATTTCAAAACTACTTGAGTCCCCACTGGGTACCATTCCCTCTGCAAGCACCATAAATACCATACACAGTAATGCatggaccttgttttttatgctCTGGCAATTGATATTGACCATTTTCTGTTCTTGTCAGATTCAAATCCAAGTCTAGTTAACCCGAAGGCAGGGCTCGTAACCACTTCTCTTCACTAGTTGCCTCAACTGTCCATCAACATCCATAACAGGCACGTAGCCATTTGTCTGCATGAGGTGGTCTTTAAAAAGACTTAAAAGTGCTCCTTGGTCCTGAGGGGTACTGGGAAGCAACTCTTCCCAGTTTCTGACCTGGAAACAGACCAGCTGTAAGATAACCTAAACCAGGATAAAAGTCTCCTTAGCTCCCCCAGTTTTGAGGGAGAAGAGCTTTGAGAGATGCAAAGTAGAAAGTGAAGCTTGTTATAAAAGTAAATCCTTTTCTAAAGGTATTCACAAGTTTGAATGTAAATGTCCTtacaaaagcaaagagaagcCCTGAGTCGGATCTTGTAACATTTGACATTACATTGCAATACATCCTCTCAGTCCAAGAGACTCAGAAATGTAGAATTAAATCAATCAAACTTCTAACAGTATAGTTTCAAAGATCATATTTTAGGTAGGTAAAAATCTCTCATTTTAACAGATCATGCAAACAGGAACACACGACATAAAATACCAGCTTGTACAGGTACTCCCACTGGCTACTTACATTACAGTTTAGCGTtgagttttaaaacataaatcacaaGATTGCAACATAAACACCAAGTAAAACTGCCCGCTCCCATGCCTTTGCTAGTTTTGACTTAAGAGGAGAACATGATGACTCTTCTTGGATAAACACAGCAGAACTCACAGATGAAAATGCACACTGTCCCTGCGAACGTATCACCTCTGTGGCCAGACTTCTCCTATGTTAGCTCTCCCTGCTCTCACTATACTCTTGAGAATTGCCACCACTctcaggaagtgtgtgtgtgtgtgtgtgtgtgtgtgtgtgtgtgtgcgcgtgtgtattgAATAGAACACATTTTTGCCTTTAGGAGAAAACGTGTTACGATGAGCTGAAACCACAGGACGTTCATCCTAGCTCTCTTAtagctagctgtgtgatctcagacaCCTTATTTCATCTTGCTGCACTTCAATTTGCTTCTCTAGTAATACCACCCTCCTGTTGTGGGGTGTCGTGGGGCTTAAATGACATCAACCTGGCACAGCCCTCAAGAAATATGGCTTTCTTCTCCTCACTCTCCTTTTTGGTTTGTAATgtacaatcatttaaaaaatattccttttctctttgaggGCAGCATGTAAcctttttttaatagcaaaaaggAATTTGGTTTTGAAAATGATGGACGTGCAGACTGCATAATTTCCTATCGACTCTAAGATGTGCATGAGTGAGAAATAATAAGGTGAAATTTCCAGGGTGGTTCAGATGCTGGGTCTGGAGAAAGCTGTAaaaagaggctcagaggagaggtgTTCTGAGAAGTGGCAGTCACAGTGGAATAGCTGTTCTGCCTCTCAAGGTGACCCTTGGCAGGGGACAGCATCTATCTGTGTGTATCAATATAAGGTCTCTGCACAGTCATATAGCTCCATTCCAGGAAGGCTCCAGAGTTCTGTCTACTTCTCCACTGGAACTCTATCCATGCGTCCCTTCGGTTGCCCATGAATTTGAGTCTGAAAGCTTGAATTACAATGTGAGTCCGAGGCACCCATGTTTCCTGAGGAGCAGGAGAGCTCATCCAGATCCAGTTCTCTTGGAGATATTCTGCTCTCAGAGTACAGTCTCTCTGCTGACCACCACCATCTGTTGTTCTTCCGATGGTGCCTATGAACTTTCCAAACTACCCAGCCCCTAAGGTTATTCTTTTGACTCCAGAAAGCCCAGGTGCCTGgcaatgcacaggcttcctcCTCTGTTTCCTTCAGGGACATCATAAGCGTCACTTGGTTGCATCCCCTTGTAGTCTCCCTTAGGAGCGAATGTGCAGAATTTTCTTGAACGTCTTCTTGAAGTTCTCGTTGCACAAGGGGTAGATGAGGGGGTTCAGCGTGGAGTTGATGTAGCCCAGCCAAATGGTGAACATGTGCACATGCTGGTTACAGCAGCTCTCGCAGAAGGCAATGACCATGAAGAAGATGAAATAAGGAATCCAGCAAACGATGAAGGCCATCATGATAAAACCCAATTGTTTGGCAGCCTTCCGTTCTCGGTTCATGTGCAACCCAGACATATACTGTCTTGAATGAGAGCGGAGCCTCTTCCAAGTGAACTTGATATAATCCAGTCCTATGCTAGACTCACTTCTCGATTTGCCTTTCTCCACTGCTGGCTCTGTGGGGGTGTCTGAGTCTGTCCGGGAGAAGGACTGGCTGTCACCTAGGATCTGATCCTCTAATGCCTCCTTGGCCCCACACATGTTCAGGCCCTGCTCACCCATCTCGAGCTGGCTCTGGCTCTGGTTGATGGCTGCATAGGCTCCGTCACTCCCCTCTGCCTCCGTCTGTGTCTGAACAATGTTAAGTGGGAAGCTATGAAATTTGTCCAGTTCTCCATCCTTCTCTTGGCTGAAGACACCTGGAGACTTCATCTCCTTTGGGTCCTGGGATGGTGGCTTTAAGACAGGTCCACCACCGGCATCTTTCGGCTTCCTTTTCAGAACCTCCCAGGGAGACTCCTTTCCTGGTTTCTTAGTGCCCACCTTGGGGTTCTCTGGCTTCAGCTTCActtcagagaaggaagggagggatccATTGATGAGCTCCCGGTGCTGACAGTGCTGCCGCACAGCGAGGTAGATCTTAGCATAGAACCAGAGCATGAGCAAGGTGGGCAGGTAGAAGTTGATGATGGCGGTCATGACCTTGAACCAGGTGACATCGTAGAAGTCCGTCTCGCACTTGTCCTCCCGGCGCCCTGAGGTCTTTGACATGAAGCGGCGCCAGCCCAGGATGGGAATAATCCACAGGAAGGAGAGAAACCAGGCTGCCAAGATGGTGGCAGATGCTCGGGTCTTGGTACGATACCTCAGGTACCTGAGGGGCTGCTGCACAGAGCGGTAGCGATCGATGCACAAGATGAAGACGCTGAAAATGGACGCTGTGCTGGCCACGTAGTCCATGGAAAGCCAAAAGAGGCAGAGGGGACGCCCCAGGGACCACCTGGACATGAGGAGGTAGAGGATGTTCATGGGCATGACGACGGCCCCCACAATCAGATCGGCCACCGAGAGGCTGACGATGTACAGGTTCCCCACCGTGTGCAGCTTCCGCTCGCTGCGCACAGCATACAGGACCAGCAGGTTGAGCCCCACTGTGACCAGGGAGATGGCGCCCAGGACCACCACCAGGGGCATCAGTTGGGGGTTGGCCGTGGTGGTCTTGTTCCCCGCACACATCTTGTCTTCCAAGACGCAGGAGGAATTGGGAAGGGTCATCGGCACACGAGTCGCCTCCAGCGGTGGCTCACTCCCTGGGAGGAAAGACACAAGGATTCAGGTCAGAGCCCCGGTGACCACAGAGTCACTCAGTGCTGTCACAGTGATCAAGCTGTGTGGCGCTGCCAGGGCTGACAGACACTGCTGGTACCTACAGCCTATGTCCCCTGCTTCCT is a genomic window containing:
- the HRH1 gene encoding histamine H1 receptor isoform X1, with the translated sequence MSWRCLGSEPPLEATRVPMTLPNSSCVLEDKMCAGNKTTTANPQLMPLVVVLGAISLVTVGLNLLVLYAVRSERKLHTVGNLYIVSLSVADLIVGAVVMPMNILYLLMSRWSLGRPLCLFWLSMDYVASTASIFSVFILCIDRYRSVQQPLRYLRYRTKTRASATILAAWFLSFLWIIPILGWRRFMSKTSGRREDKCETDFYDVTWFKVMTAIINFYLPTLLMLWFYAKIYLAVRQHCQHRELINGSLPSFSEVKLKPENPKVGTKKPGKESPWEVLKRKPKDAGGGPVLKPPSQDPKEMKSPGVFSQEKDGELDKFHSFPLNIVQTQTEAEGSDGAYAAINQSQSQLEMGEQGLNMCGAKEALEDQILGDSQSFSRTDSDTPTEPAVEKGKSRSESSIGLDYIKFTWKRLRSHSRQYMSGLHMNRERKAAKQLGFIMMAFIVCWIPYFIFFMVIAFCESCCNQHVHMFTIWLGYINSTLNPLIYPLCNENFKKTFKKILHIRS
- the HRH1 gene encoding histamine H1 receptor isoform X2 — translated: MTLPNSSCVLEDKMCAGNKTTTANPQLMPLVVVLGAISLVTVGLNLLVLYAVRSERKLHTVGNLYIVSLSVADLIVGAVVMPMNILYLLMSRWSLGRPLCLFWLSMDYVASTASIFSVFILCIDRYRSVQQPLRYLRYRTKTRASATILAAWFLSFLWIIPILGWRRFMSKTSGRREDKCETDFYDVTWFKVMTAIINFYLPTLLMLWFYAKIYLAVRQHCQHRELINGSLPSFSEVKLKPENPKVGTKKPGKESPWEVLKRKPKDAGGGPVLKPPSQDPKEMKSPGVFSQEKDGELDKFHSFPLNIVQTQTEAEGSDGAYAAINQSQSQLEMGEQGLNMCGAKEALEDQILGDSQSFSRTDSDTPTEPAVEKGKSRSESSIGLDYIKFTWKRLRSHSRQYMSGLHMNRERKAAKQLGFIMMAFIVCWIPYFIFFMVIAFCESCCNQHVHMFTIWLGYINSTLNPLIYPLCNENFKKTFKKILHIRS